A stretch of Fusarium fujikuroi IMI 58289 draft genome, chromosome FFUJ_chr10 DNA encodes these proteins:
- a CDS encoding related to chloroperoxidase: MLFNVAFFCSAALAVSASNEWRAPTASDRRSPCPMVNAVANHGYLPRDGLHISLEDLIVAFTDAINLDPAATTLVGTKALTTGNNGTFNLDDLNKHGVIEHDGSLSRADIFFGDNHSFNETIWAATASHFTEPTISIATAAKARKDRLKAAEAANPEFSLPADLQQFSFIETALYLSVFGNLNDGNAKTEWVKTLFQEERLPFEEGFKRSDDVITAAGILGLVAKVAVASI; this comes from the exons ATGCTTTTTAACGTTGCTTTCTTTTGCTCTGCGGCTCTGGCTGTTAGCGCCAGCAATGAATGGCGTGCACCTACGGCCTCTGATC GCCGAAGCCCTTGCCCCATGGTGAACGCGGTCGCCAATCACGGATATCTCCCTCGTGACGGCCTCCATATCTCGCTTGAAGATCTGATCGTCGCCTTCACCGACGCCATCAACCTCGACCCAGCTGCGACTACCCTTGTTGGCACAAAGGCTCTTACCACTGGAAATAACGGAACCTTCAACCTCGATGACCTGAACAAGCATGGAG TCATCGAGCACGACGGCAGTCTGAGCCGCGCCGACATCTTCTTCGGCGACAACCACAGCTTCAATGAGACCATCTGGGCCGCCACTGCCTCTCACTTCACCGAGCCAACCATCTCAATCGCGACCGCCGCCAAGGCTCGCAAGGATCGCctcaaggctgctgaagctgccAACCCAGAGTTCTCGCTGCCTGCCGACCTCCAGCAGTTCAGCTTCATCGAGACTGCACTTTACCTGTCTGTCTTTGGAAATTTGAACGATGGAAATGCCAAGACTGAATGGGTCAAGACACTGTTCC AGGAGGAACGCTTGCCTTTCGAGGAGGGATTCAAGAGATCTGACGACGTGATCACTGCTGCTGGTATCCTTGGTCTCGTTGCCAAGGTCGCTGTTGCTAGCATCTAA
- a CDS encoding probable endothiapepsin precursor has product MKFSSVLTSGLASFTLVAGLPTVTSPSEHSVQQVRNPVYKRNGIAALDKIYRKYHIDLPEYLESSLLARRDSTGTVANKPIENNAEWLTPVQIGNPPRTFQMDLDTGSSDLWVYGSKVATAGGSSNRYNASNSKTCEEMAGAKWTIEYGDGSGASGHVVKDTVSIGGLSVEAQAVQVADKVHESFAQQEELDGLLGLGFRSINTVTPKKQKTFFDNAKTEHGAGVFTADLKHDAPGTYTFGVINKTAYEGDITYTTVNPSTGMWTFTSTGYAVGKGNVTKTPITAIADTGTSLMFLPEAVNKAYYAQIDGAKIDATAGGYVFPCDTKMPDFTFYVGETGITVPGAYMNFAPLEGPVPGGKEGKREVGTCYGGLQSSAGDINIFGDIALKAAFVVFDTEKTRIGFAKKTLVGVE; this is encoded by the coding sequence ATGAAGTTCTCTTCGGTTCTCACGAGCGGGCTCGCATCTTTCACACTGGTTGCTGGCCTTCCGACTGTTACATCACCAAGTGAACATTCTGTTCAACAAGTCCGAAATCCCGTATATAAGCGCAATGGAATTGCGGCTCTCGACAAGATATATCGAAAATATCACATCGATCTTCCGGAATACCTCGAAAGCTCATTGCTTGCTCGTCGAGACAGTACCGGCACCGTCGCCAATAAACCTATCGAGAATAATGCCGAGTGGTTGACACCAGTTCAAATCGGAAATCCTCCAAGAACATTCCAGATGGATCTTGATACAGGATCATCGGATCTTTGGGTATATGGTTCAAAGGTAGCTACTGCAGGCGGTAGCAGCAACCGATACAATGCCTCCAATTCCAAGACTTGTGAGGAGATGGCCGGTGCAAAATGGACGATCGAGTATGGTGATGGAAGTGGCGCATCAGGCCATGTTGTGAAAGATACCGTCTCCATCGGCGGCCTGTCAGTGGAGGCTCAGGCGGTACAAGTCGCTGACAAAGTACACGAGTCTTTTGCGCAGCAGGAGGAGTTAGACGGTCTCTTGGGGTTGGGCTTCAGGTCTATCAATACGGTTActccaaagaaacaaaagacaTTCTTTGACAATGCGAAAACAGAGCATGGAGCTGGGGTCTTTACCGCGGATTTAAAGCATGATGCCCCAGGCACATATACTTTTGGCGTCATCAACAAGACAGCGTATGAGGGGGATATTACGTATACGACTGTCAATCCATCGACGGGAATGTGGACATTCACTTCAACGGGATATGCCGTTGGAAAGGGCAATGTCACCAAGACCCCCATCACCGCCATCGCCGACACAGGGACATCACTCATGTTCCTCCCCGAAGCAGTCAACAAGGCGTACTATGCCCAGATCGACGGTGCCAAAATCGACGCAACAGCGGGAGGCTACGTTTTCCCGTGCGACACGAAAATGCCCGACTTTACGTTCTACGTGGGAGAGACTGGTATCACTGTCCCGGGTGCTTACATGAATTTCGCACCGCTTGAGGGACCTGTCCCGGGGGGGAAGGAGGGGAAGAGAGAGGTTGGGACTTGTTATGGTGGATTGCAATCGAGTGCGGGTGATATCAATATCTTTGGTGATATTGCGCTCAAGGCGGCTTTTGTGGTGTTTGATACGGAGAAGACGAGGATTGGGTTTGCGAAGAAAACTTTGGTTGGAGTTGAGTAG
- a CDS encoding related to nitrate assimilation regulatory protein nirA, which translates to MPRSLLPGPAPESLHVLSQSPPLVPNLGRRRKAITLACEPCRQRKSRCVRRRTACHYRATLEEQGAYQELFRILATKPMHEGTDILRRIQSGHDVESILDHIQRADLQKQAHVVPNHYYQYEFPYRKEMPSFLIQEGNQYLDSWLYKYSLGEARISDGDNPPTEYPIIYEAPYHAAEMVDPLLDHIDARKWTCIIDDNKLLRKLLETYFMTEYPFYPAFQKNYFLEDMATGRSKYCSSLLVHAVLASACHGYSKMSHRSQFWNPRTLGYQFLAEARRLWELEIGNARLTNIQAAIVLSIVHDANGSDEVGRSYLTQAVAAAHAMHLFSTPTTNSDDVEYNARAFTAWALFGLQGIQLSTQDDCYGDFGLRYPSAKGPVSINYANTFRTFSEFRVIMNDVAAVFFSGFKNTPDTIVDRIKGFCIRLDSWYRNLPPGLRATEITFPWQLKLHIHYYNLTVYLLETLRMTTAPALVDESVQKVLSGAKIKMETLLRLYYQRHGFESYDIFIIILLAFVGFMHAKNLENSEMADLESRRSTVVLVLKGLGDQSINCYVAKVVLRLLKGSIGSENSFLLKEVDIVEEGGEEDRAMEEQSSARLVASCLLRCKHDPNDLDARYFCYTTVAKAVRAVSLSAPLSASHAIGHQPGSFNIGHGGTTCIPLLAFCMFNACKNANNNRQRRSVDILLEQDTVKSLLADKKASDGDFDLGD; encoded by the exons ATGCCTCGCAGTCTGTTGCCAGGTCCGGCCCCTGAAAGTCTCCATGTTCTGAGTCAGAGTCCACCACTGGTCCCTAACCTGGGAAGACGCCGTAAAGCCATCACCTTAGCCTGTGAACCATGTCGGCAACGCAAGTCCCGA TGCGTCAGACGAAGGACCGCGTGCCACTACCGTGCTACCCTTGAAGAGCAGGGAGCGTACCAGGAACTCTTCCGTATTCTAGCGACAAAGCCAATGCATGAAGGTACTGATATTTTGAGAAGAATTCAGAGCGGTCATGATGTTGAGTCGATACTTGACCATATTCAACGTGCAGACCTTCAAAAACAGGCACATGTAGTGCCGAATCACTATTACCAGTATGAGTTCCCTTATCGCAAAGAGATGCCTAGCTTTTTGATCCAAGAAGGGAACCAGTACCTTGATTCATGGCTGTATAAGTACTCATTAGGTGAGGCGAGGATATCAGATGGTGATAATCCGCCGACAGAGTATCCTATAATTTACGAGGCTCCGTATCATGCAGCCGAAATGGTTGATCCTCTCTTAGACCATATCGACGCACGGAAATGGACGTGCATCATCGAtgataataagctattacGGAAGCTACTAGAGACGTATTTCATGACAGAATACCCTTTCTACCCAGCCTTCCAAAAGAACTACTTTCTAGAAGACATGGCAACAGGCCGAAGCAAATACTGCTCCTCTCTTTTAGTCCATGCAGTCCTTGCATCTGCTTGC CACGGCTACTCGAAGATGAGTCATCGCTCGCAGTTCTGGAATCCTCGGACTCTTGGGTATCAGTTCCTTGCAGAAGCACGCCGACTATGGGAGCTGGAGATTGGCAATGCTCGACTTACGAATATCCAGGCTGCGATTGTCCTGTCGATTGTGCATGATGCCAATGGTAGCGATGAGGTGGGGAGATCTTATCTGACCCAGGCCGTTGCGGCTGCGCATGCAATGCATCTATTCTCTACGCCGACCACAAAtagcgatgatgttgagtaTAATGCGAGGGCCTTCACAGCATGGGCGTTATTCGGGCTACAAGG CATACAACTATCTACTCAAGATGACTGCTATGGAGACTTCGGGCTGCGCTATCCATCAGCGAAGGGACCCGTATCGATCAACTATGCCAATACCTTTCGAACATTCTCTGAGTTCCGAGTTATCATGaatgatgttgctgctgtgtTTTTCTCGGGTTTCAAGAATACTCCAGACACCATTGTGGACAGAATCAAAGGTTTCTGTATCCGTCTTGACAGCTGGTATCGAAATCTTCCGCCAGGTCTCAGAGCAACAGAAATCACTTTTCCCTGGCAGCTCAAGCTCCA TATTCACTACTACAACCTTACTGTATACCTCCTGGAGACACTGCGCATGACAACAGCTCCCGCACTGGTTGACGAAAGCGTCCAGAAGGTTTTGAGCGGCGCCAAGATAAAGATGGAGACGTTACTACGCTTATACTATCAGCGGCACGGATTCGAGTCTTACGACATATTCATCATAATTCTGCTGGCCTTTGTAGGTTTCATGCACGCAAAGAACTTGGAGAACTCTGAGATGGCAGATCTCGAAAGCCGAAGATCGACTGTCGTCCTTGTTCTCAAAGGTCTTGGAGACCAAAGCATCAACTGTTATGTGGCCAAAGTAGTGCTTCGTCTACTAAAGGGCAGCATTGGAAGTGAAAATAGctttcttctcaaagagGTGGATATTGTAGAGGAAGGGGGTGAGGAAGACAGGGCAATGGAGGAGCAG AGCTCAGCTAGGTTGGTAGCTAGTTGCCTCTTACGATGCAAACATGACCCCAACGATCTCGATGCTCGTTATTTTTGTTACACTACCGTCGCCAAAGCCGTGCGCGCGGTTTCTTTGAGCGCACCTCTCAGTGCAAGCCATGCGATAGGCCATCAGCCGGGGTCCTTCAACATCGGCCACGGCGGTACTACTTGTATCCCCCTACTAGCATTCTGCATGTTCAACGCCTGCAAGAACGCCAACAACAATCGGCAGAGGCGTTCAGTGGACATTCTGCTGGAGCAAGATACCGTAAAGTCTCTGCTTGCTGACAAGAAGGCTTCCGACGgagactttgatcttgggGATTAA